The Papaver somniferum cultivar HN1 chromosome 3, ASM357369v1, whole genome shotgun sequence genome includes a region encoding these proteins:
- the LOC113357603 gene encoding protein EXECUTER 1, chloroplastic-like, protein MGSVSAPPFPSQTTYTDSNPRNFSFRNLNKFSVTSPSSPLKKFQIYPYNNFRVPDCTLICRCQKRPSDPPPPPEDYVNRRWDSGLQDVVKSVIKKFDDYMNSIRNPENKQNSNHDLVTEKVTGIDGEEWDWDRWKKHFEDIEEQEKIVSVLKSQLNDAVNREEFEVAAKLKVAIAAIAANDTVGKVITCLNRAVEEERYGDAALMRDNAGAGLIGWWAGISKNSEVPYGRIIRISAEHGRYVARSYSPRHLATAAPGVPLFEIFFTISDKGEYKQQAVYLKRGGQKSGYPPLKFSNSPDPIGGSNTLKKSSEGKSDLSAATTKDAEEIEDGDNDSDMSDEVTGFPNFLRDMIPGVKVTVLKVTAPGKVDRDLISKVIEQIMEEEEEVEEEEDEEEKDVELLDLDIDDEVKAGSNLDQDEIEMNADSGVISDIISEERNELAVKVVIGGLVQNLSSNTPSKALLRVPARLDKSGRLSFSFTIEKDESELDAGGKGKPSLDKMATLRGPRSIDNLMSDLAKSVITKEKIPMKVLKDVGEFINLTLNQAQNRQLLSGTTVFNRIQIPASTDLLSGLYIGSHGLYTSEVIQLRRRFGQWQHDSGNKNPQDLEFYEYVEALKLIGDSHIPAGQVAFRAKVGRQYQLPHKGIIPDEFGVVARYKGQGRLAEPGVKNPRWVDGELVVLDGKFIKGGPVVGFVYWAHEYHFLVFFHRLRLPE, encoded by the exons atgGGGTCAGTTTCAGCTCCACCATTTCCTTCACAAACCACTTACACAGATTCAAATCCACGAAATTTCTCGTTCAGAAACCTTAATAAGTTCTCTGTTACATCCCCTTCTTCACCATTAAAGAAATTTCAAATTTATCCATATAATAATTTTAGGGTTCCAGATTGTACCCTAATATGTCGTTGTCAAAAGCGTCCTTcagatcctcctcctcctcctgaaGATTATGTGAATAGGAGATGGGATTCTGGATTACAAGATGTTGTCAAAAGTGTTATTAAAAAGTTTGATGATTATATGAATTCTATTCGGAAtccagaaaataaacaaaattctaATCATGATTTGGTTACGGAAAAAGTTACTGGAATCGATGGCGAAGAGTGGGATTGGGATCGATGGAAGAAGCATTTCGAAGATATTGAAGAACAGGAGAAAATTGTCTCTGttttgaag TCGCAGTTAAATGACGCTGTTAATCGAGAAGAGTTCGAAGTCGCTGCTAAACTAAAAGTGGCAATTGCTGCAATCGCAGCAAATGACACAGTGGGTAAAGTGATTACTTGTCTCAAT AGAGCGGTAGAAGAAGAACGTTATGGAGATGCAGCTTTGATGAGAGACAATGCTGGGGCAGGTTTG ATAGGATGGTGGGCAGGCATTTCAAAAAACTCAGAGGTACCTTATGGTCGAATCATCCGTATAAGTGCAGAGCATGGGAGATATGTGGCACGGAGTTATAGTCCCCG GCATCTTGCTACTGCCGCACCTGGTGTTCCCCTGTTTGAAATTTTCTTTACCATTAGCGACAAAGGCGAATACAAACAGCAG GCAGTGTACTTGAAGCGTGGTGGTCAGAAATCTGGTTATCCTCCTTTAAAATTCTCCAACTCACCTGATCCTATTGGTGGCTCGAACACTTTGAAAAAGTCAAGTGAAGGAAAAAGTGATTTATCAGCTGCAACCACCAAAGATGCGGAAGAGATTGAAGATGGGGACAATGACTCTGATATGTCTGATGAAGTGACTGGTTTTCCTAATTTCTTGCGTGATATGATTCCTGGTGTCAAGGTCACCGTCCTGAAAGTTACAGCACCAGGCAAGGTGGATAGGGATTTAATATCCAAAGTGATTGAACaaattatggaagaagaagaagaagtggaggaagaagaagatgaggaggaaAAAGACGTGGAGTTATTGGATCTAGATATAGATGATGAAGTTAAAGCTGGAAGTAACCTAGATCAAGATGAGATAGAAATGAATGCTGATTCTGGAGTAATTAGTGATATTATAAGTGAAGAGCGAAATGAATTGGCAGTGAAAGTTGTAATTGGTGGTCTAGTACAAAATCTTTCGAGCAATACCCCGTCTAAGGCTTTACTTCGAGTTCCAGCTAGACTAGACAAATCAGGTCGCTTGTCATTTTCATTTACTATTGAGAAAGATGAAAGTGAACTGGATGCTGGTGGTAAGGGAAAGCCTTCACTAGATAAGATGGCTACTCTTCGAGGTCCTCGTAGCATTGACAATCTCATGTCTGATCTTGCTAAATCTGTCATTACAAAGGAGAAGATTCCCATGAAG GTACTTAAGGATGTGGGGGAATTCATAAATCTCACTCTTAACCAAGCTCAAAATCGTCAGCTTCTTTCGGGGACTACGGTATTCAATCGCATTCAGATACCAGCATCTACAGATCTACTCAGTG GCTTGTACATTGGTTCGCATGGGCTTTACACATCGGAAGTCATTCAGCTAAGACGAAGATTTGGACAATGGCAACATGATAGCGGAAATAAGAATCCCCAGGATCTTGAATTTTATGAGTATGTGGAGGCTTTAAAATTGATAGGGGATTCCCATATACCGGCAGGCCAG GTAGCATTTCGTGCAAAGGTTGGCAGACAGTATCAGCTGCCTCATAAAGGGATAATCCCAGACGAGTTTGGAGTG GTTGCTCGATATAAAGGACAAGGCAGGCTTGCTGAACCAGGGGTCAAGAATCCTCGATGGGTTGATGGTGAACTTGTTGTTCTTGACGGAAAG TTTATCAAAGGGGGCCCAGTTGTGGGTTTCGTATATTGGGCTCATGAATATCATTTCCTTGTATTCTTCCACCGGCTGAGGCTTCCAGAGTAG
- the LOC113360063 gene encoding uncharacterized protein LOC113360063: protein MEDNYVEKSVVKYVNGIIVNVSAERFPVTSWSRIVQKPSTAKNNAYASTTIPMEGSTPHVTTTQAPIKYNFRKNPGKGVWVAEPKVTCNASFCNKLNLPGMQCMVIHNSVSNKKDNLWLFWNKSLPTLSVVFMSSQMVTVNVGGTLVSGVHAHVGIVQRRFLWSEMQLISEIKLPWLILGDFNAILSSKEKCGGGSPNRRFMMDFNECVNKCELLQAPKTGLAYSWSNCQHGNKRTLCNFDRAMFNQMWLQKYSDWGYTVGLRVVSDHSPLLGGSASIPKPANVPFRFQQMWLSHPQFMEAVSKCCLKKLKQALQDWNWNVFGNIHVQINDAEKKMQEAMKESDNNPFDDTILNKLVDAQNEYNSKEVQLNTLLRHKARVKWVKEGAANTNFFHTSLKIRQARNYISEIEDTNGNIISDQKQIAEILIQHFEKKFEFHEVEHVDSLLDAIPSVITKEDQEMLDVIPSEKEIKATLFNMDPNSSPGPDGFSGCFYKSCWHIIHKDIVQVIQLCWKRRFIPKGLNSNFLVLLPKSEGAKNPNHFRPIGLSNVSFKIFTKIIRTRMSSLMSKLVSSQQVAYIKGRCIQEQIVLASELVNEMKKKRRGENIGLKLDISQAYDSVR from the exons ATGGAAGACAATTATGTGGAAAAGAGTGTTGTGAAATATGTGAATGGTATAATTGTTAATGTATCTGCTGAGAGATTTCCAGTTACTTCTTGGTCAAGAATAGTTCAAAAACCATCAACTGCTAAGAATAATGCTTATGCCAGTACTACAATTCCAATGGAGGGGTCTACTCCTCATGTAACAACTACTCAAGCTCCAATTAAGTACAATTTTAGAAAAAATCCTGGGAAAGGAG TTTGGGTAGCTGAACCAAAAGTAACTTGTAATGCTTCTTTTTGCAATAAACTGAATTTACCTGGTATGCAATGCATGGTAATTCACAATTCTGTTTCTAATAAAAAAGATAATTTATGGCTTTTCTGGAATAAATCTTTGCCAACTCTTTCAGTAGTTTTTATGTCTAGTCAGATGGTAACTGTTAATGTAGGAGGTACTCTAGTCTCTGGTGTTCATGCTCATGTTGGAATTGTTCAAAGAAGGTTCCTCTGGTCTGAGATGCAATTAATTAGTGAAATTAAACTTCCTTGGTTGATTCTTGGTGATTTTAATGCCATACTTTCTTCTAAAGAAAAATGTGGAGGGGGGTCACCAAATAGAAGATTTATGATGGATTTTAATGAGTGTGTCAACAAATGTGAACTGCTGCAAGCTCCAAAAACTGGTTTAGCTTATTCTTGGTCAAATTGTCAACATGGTAATAAAAGAACTTTATGCAACTTCGATAGAGCCATGTTTAATCAAATGTGGCTTCAAAAATACTCAGATTGGGGATATACAGTTGGATTGAGGGTGGTATCTGATCATTCTCCTTTATTGGGTGGTAGTGCAAGTATCCCAAAACCTGCTAATGTTCCTTTTAGATTTCAACAAATGTGGTTATCTCATCCGCAGTTCATGGAAGCTGTAAGTAAATGCTG cttaaaaaaattgaaacaagCATTACAAGATTGGAACTGGAATGTTTTTGGCAATATTCATGTTCAAATAAACGATGCTGAAAAGAAGATGCAAGAAGCTATGAAAGAATCAGATAATAACCCTTTTGATGACACAATTCTAAATAAATTGGTGGATGCTCAAAATGAGTATAATTCCAAAGAAGTACAACTAAATACATTGTTGAGGCATAAGGCTAGAGTTAAGTGGGTTAAAGAAGGAGCTGCAAATACCAATTTCTTTCATACTTCACTTAAAATAAGGCAAGCAAGAAATTATATTAGTGAAATTGAAGATACAAATGGCAATATCATCTCAGACCAAAAGCAAATTGCTGAAATCTTAATTCAGCACTTTGAGAAGAAatttgaatttcatgaagttGAGCATGTAGATTCCTTACTGGATGCCATTCCTTCTGTAATTACTAAAGAAGATCAAGAAATGCTAGATGTGATTCCTAGTGAAAAAGAAATTAAGGCAACTTTGTTTAACATGGATCCTAACAGCTCCCCAGGTCCTGATGGTTTTTCAGGTTGCTTCTACAAATCTTGTTGGCACATAATCCATAAGGATATTGTTCAAGTAATTCAGTTATGCTGGAAAAGAAGGTTTATCCCAAAAGGTTTGAATTCTAATTTTCTTGTTTTACTTCCTAAATCTGAAGGTGCAAAAAATCCTAACCACTTCAGACCTATAGGCCTTAGTAATGTGAGCTTCaaaatcttcacaaaaatcaTTAGAACTAGAATGAGTTCACTTATGTCCAAATTGGTATCTTCACAACAAGTTGCTTATATCAAAGGTAGATGCATTCAGGAACAAATTGTGCTTGCTTCTGAACTTgttaatgaaatgaaaaagaaaagaagaggtgAAAATATTGGATTAAAACTAGATATCTCACAGGCTTATGATTCTGTTAGATGA